From a single Brassica napus cultivar Da-Ae chromosome C9, Da-Ae, whole genome shotgun sequence genomic region:
- the LOC106373988 gene encoding GDSL esterase/lipase At5g08460 isoform X1, which produces MSIKLLVLVFSALIISTRPKLIADHHLSSRISPFPSQSSPIPPLKAQSPVIQSSFPRVPALFVFGDSSVDCGTNNFLGTLARADRLPYGKDFDTHQPTGRFSNGRIPVDFLANRLGLPFVPSYLGQSGTVKDMFQGVNYASAGAGIILSSGSELGQRVSFAMQVEQFVDTFQQMILSIGEEASDRLVSNSVFYISIGVNDYIHFYIRNISSVQSLYSPWLFNQFLASNMRQELKTLYNVKVRRMVVMGLPPIGCAPYYLWKYRSKNGECAEDVNSMIMESNFVMRYTVEQLNRELPGASVIYCDVFQSAMDILKNHQLYGFNETTEACCGLGRYKGWLPCIAPEMACSDAAGHLWWDQFHPTDAVNAILADNVWNGRHVDMCYPTNLEAMLHA; this is translated from the exons ATGTCGATCAAACTCCTCGTTCTTGTTTTCTCTGCTCTGATAATCTCCACAAGACCCAAATTGATCGCCGATCATCACTTATCTTCAAGAATCTCCCCGTTTCCTTCACAATCTTCTCCGATTCCGCCGCTCAAGGCCCAGTCTCCGGTGATCCAGTCGTCTTTCCCTCGTGTACCGGCGTTGTTCGTGTTCGGAGATTCCTCTGTAGATTGTGGAACCAATAACTTTCTCGGGACCTTGGCGAGAGCAGATCGTCTTCCGTACGGTAAGGATTTCGATACGCATCAGCCAACGGGAAGGTTCAGCAACGGAAGGATCCCCGTTGATTTTCTAG CTAATCGTCTAGGCTTACCATTCGTTCCTAGCTATCTTGGTCAATCTGGGACTGTGAAGGACATGTTTCAAGGCGTGAACTATGCATCAGCCGGTGCAGGGATCATCTTGTCTAGTGGATCCGAATTA GGCCAGCGGGTTTCGTTTGCAATGCAGGTTGAGCAGTTTGTGGATACGTTCCAGCAGATGATACTGAGCATTGGGGAGGAAGCTTCAGATCGTCTGGTCTCCAACTCGGTCTTCTACATATCGATTGGAGTGAATGATTACATACATTTCTACATCAGAAACATCTCCAGTGTTCAGAGTCTCTATTCTCCATGGCTTTTTAATCAGTTCTTGGCTTCCAATATGAGACAGGAACTCAAG ACCTTGTACAATGTCAAAGTGAGGAGGATGGTGGTGATGGGGTTGCCACCCATTGGCTGTGCACCGTACTACCTCTGGAAATACAGGAGCAAGAACGGAGAATGTGCTGAAGACGTGAACAGTATGATCATGGAATCCAACTTCGTCATGAGGTACACTGTAGAGCAGCTTAACCGTGAGCTTCCAGGCGCATCCGTTATATACTGCGATGTCTTCCAAAGCGCAATGGACATCCTCAAGAACCACCAGCTCTACG GTTTTAATGAGACGACGGAGGCGTGTTGTGGGCTAGGGAGGTACAAGGGATGGCTTCCGTGCATCGCACCGGAGATGGCTTGCTCTGACGCCGCCGGACATCTTTGGTGGGACCAGTTTCATCCTACAGACGCCGTGAACGCAATCCTCGCCGACAATGTATGGAATGGTCGCCATGTGGACATGTGTTACCCAACTAACCTAGAGGCGATGCTTCATGCTTAA
- the LOC106373988 gene encoding GDSL esterase/lipase At5g08460 isoform X2 — translation MSIKLLVLVFSALIISTRPKLIADHHLSSRISPFPSQSSPIPPLKAQSPVIQSSFPRVPALFVFGDSSVDCGTNNFLGTLARADRLPYANRLGLPFVPSYLGQSGTVKDMFQGVNYASAGAGIILSSGSELGQRVSFAMQVEQFVDTFQQMILSIGEEASDRLVSNSVFYISIGVNDYIHFYIRNISSVQSLYSPWLFNQFLASNMRQELKTLYNVKVRRMVVMGLPPIGCAPYYLWKYRSKNGECAEDVNSMIMESNFVMRYTVEQLNRELPGASVIYCDVFQSAMDILKNHQLYGFNETTEACCGLGRYKGWLPCIAPEMACSDAAGHLWWDQFHPTDAVNAILADNVWNGRHVDMCYPTNLEAMLHA, via the exons ATGTCGATCAAACTCCTCGTTCTTGTTTTCTCTGCTCTGATAATCTCCACAAGACCCAAATTGATCGCCGATCATCACTTATCTTCAAGAATCTCCCCGTTTCCTTCACAATCTTCTCCGATTCCGCCGCTCAAGGCCCAGTCTCCGGTGATCCAGTCGTCTTTCCCTCGTGTACCGGCGTTGTTCGTGTTCGGAGATTCCTCTGTAGATTGTGGAACCAATAACTTTCTCGGGACCTTGGCGAGAGCAGATCGTCTTCCGTACG CTAATCGTCTAGGCTTACCATTCGTTCCTAGCTATCTTGGTCAATCTGGGACTGTGAAGGACATGTTTCAAGGCGTGAACTATGCATCAGCCGGTGCAGGGATCATCTTGTCTAGTGGATCCGAATTA GGCCAGCGGGTTTCGTTTGCAATGCAGGTTGAGCAGTTTGTGGATACGTTCCAGCAGATGATACTGAGCATTGGGGAGGAAGCTTCAGATCGTCTGGTCTCCAACTCGGTCTTCTACATATCGATTGGAGTGAATGATTACATACATTTCTACATCAGAAACATCTCCAGTGTTCAGAGTCTCTATTCTCCATGGCTTTTTAATCAGTTCTTGGCTTCCAATATGAGACAGGAACTCAAG ACCTTGTACAATGTCAAAGTGAGGAGGATGGTGGTGATGGGGTTGCCACCCATTGGCTGTGCACCGTACTACCTCTGGAAATACAGGAGCAAGAACGGAGAATGTGCTGAAGACGTGAACAGTATGATCATGGAATCCAACTTCGTCATGAGGTACACTGTAGAGCAGCTTAACCGTGAGCTTCCAGGCGCATCCGTTATATACTGCGATGTCTTCCAAAGCGCAATGGACATCCTCAAGAACCACCAGCTCTACG GTTTTAATGAGACGACGGAGGCGTGTTGTGGGCTAGGGAGGTACAAGGGATGGCTTCCGTGCATCGCACCGGAGATGGCTTGCTCTGACGCCGCCGGACATCTTTGGTGGGACCAGTTTCATCCTACAGACGCCGTGAACGCAATCCTCGCCGACAATGTATGGAATGGTCGCCATGTGGACATGTGTTACCCAACTAACCTAGAGGCGATGCTTCATGCTTAA
- the LOC106439843 gene encoding UDP-glucose 4-epimerase 5, which produces MVSKNVLVTGGAGYIGSHTVLQLLTGGYSAVVVDNLDNSSAASLQRVKKLAAEHGEHLSFHQVDLRDRPALEKIFSETKFDAVIHFAGLKAVGESVDKPLLYYNNNLAGTITLLEVMAQYNCKNLVFSSSATVYGSPKEVPCTEEFPISALNPYGRTKLFIEEICRDVYGSDPEWKIVLLRYFNPVGAHPSGDIGEDPRGIPNNLMPFVQQVAVGRRPHLTVYGNDYNTVDGTGVRDYIHVMDLADGHIAALRKLEDCKIGCEVYNLGTGNGTSVLEMVDAFEKASGKKIPLVTAGRRPGDAEIVYASTERAESELNWKAKYGIEEMCRDSWNWTSNNPYGYDSSDA; this is translated from the exons ATGGTGTCTAAGAACGTTTTGGTAACCGGCGGTGCTGGATACATCGGAAGTCACACGGTGCTTCAACTGCTTACCGGCGGTTACTCCGCCGTAGTTGTCGATAACCTCGACAATTCATCTGCCGCTTCTCTCCAGCGCGTGAAGAAACTCGCCGCCGAACACGGCGAACATCTCTCCTTCCACCAG GTTGATCTCAGGGACAGACCTGCCCTTGAGAAGATCTTCTCAGAAACAAA GTTTGATGCAGTGATACACTTTGCTGGACTTAAAGCAGTCGGTGAGAGTGTAGACAAGCCTTTGCTTTATTATAATAACAATCTTGCTGGGACTATTACGCTTTTGGAAGTCATGGCTCAATACAACTgcaaaaat CTTGTGTTTTCATCATCAGCAACTGTGTATGGCTCACCAAAAGAAGTTCCTTGCACAGAGGAGTTTCCAATCTCTGCATTGAACCCATATGGACGAACAAAG CTATTCATTGAGGAGATCTGTCGTGATGTATATGGCTCTGATCCGGAATGGAAGATCGTACTGCTTAGGTATTTCAACCCTGTTGGTGCACATCCTAGTGGTGACATTGGTGAAGATCCCCGTGGTATTCCAAACAATCTCATGCCTTTTGTCCAGCAAGTCGCTGTTGGAAGGAGACCTCATCTCACTGTCTATGGAAATGATTACAATACAGTAGATGGAACAGGG GTTCGAGATTACATTCATGTAATGGATTTAGCTGATGGACACATAGCCGCTCTGCGTAAGCTAGAGGATTGCAAAATCG GTTGTGAAGTGTACAATCTTGGAACTGGAAATGGAACATCTGTTCTTGAAATGGTTGACGCCTTTGAAAAAGCGTCTGGGAAG AAAATCCCTCTGGTGACTGCCGGACGTCGTCCAGGAGATGCTGAAATTGTTTATGCATCAACAGAGAGAGCAGAAAGTGAATTGAATTGGAA GGCCAAATACGGGATTGAGGAGATGTGCAGGGACTCATGGAACTGGACTAGTAATAATCCTTATGGATATGATTCCTCTGATGCCTGA
- the LOC106439860 gene encoding F-box protein SKIP8 isoform X2, with protein MSYLVEIIPCNSLVLSQKINLEKPMPSTSLANGNAGDRPPDVVADDKPGVSMMEQLVPEITTHALSYLDYPSLCRLSMTNSLMRKAANDDNAWKALYHKDFTLEQDGITPVNGWKAYYATTRAIISVNTGFFDIIRERSLPEMAQLWLNSDYVKCIHASGELFSGEVMQSWQLCFNWEQGFDFQVHNVRTRILTDMAWVTMKAYLNVDAGPFLITNVFEHHNGRWHMVHHHSSVMLIDGVNQQVVVH; from the exons ATGTCTTATTTGGTCGAAATCATCCCTTGTAACTCTCTTGTCCTCAGTCAGAAGATAAATCTGGAGAAACCTATGCCGTCGACGTCGCTGGCCAACGGAAACGCAGGAGACAGACCACCGGATGTTGTGGCCGATGATAAGCCGGGAGTGTCGATGATGGAGCAGTTGGTTCCGGAGATTACAACCCACGCGCTCAGCTACTTGGATTATCCAAGTCTTTGCCGCTTGTCCATGACCAATTCCTTGATGAGGAAGGCTGCTAACGACGACAATGCTTGGAAGGCCCTCTATCACAAG GATTTTACTCTGGAACAAGATGGAATAACCCCGGTCAACGGGTGGAAAGCTTACTATGCAACAACTAGAGCAATCATTAGTGTGAATACTGGATTCTTCGACATCATCAGAGAGAGGTCTCTTCCAGAAATGGCTCAGTTGTGGCTCAACTCCGACTATGTCAAGTGCATCCATGCCTCTGGCGAACTTTTCTCTGG TGAAGTGATGCAAAGCTGGCAACTTTGTTTCAACTGGGAACAAGGGTTTGACTTTCAGGTCCACAACGTTCGCACTCGGATCCTAACCGACATGGCTTGGGTCACTATGAAAGCATACCTGAACGTGGACGCTGGTCCGTTCCTCATCACCAACGTGTTTGAGCACCACAATGGGAGGTGGCACATGGTTCATCATCACAGCTCTGTGATGCTCATCGATGGCGTCAATCAACAGGTTGTTGTTCACTGA
- the LOC106439860 gene encoding F-box protein SKIP8 isoform X1, protein MSYLVEIIPCNSLVLSQKINLEKPMPSTSLANGNAGDRPPDVVADDKPGVSMMEQLVPEITTHALSYLDYPSLCRLSMTNSLMRKAANDDNAWKALYHKDFTLEQDGITPVNGWKAYYATTRAIISVNTGFFDIIRERSLPEMAQLWLNSDYVKCIHASGELFSGYSEVMQSWQLCFNWEQGFDFQVHNVRTRILTDMAWVTMKAYLNVDAGPFLITNVFEHHNGRWHMVHHHSSVMLIDGVNQQVVVH, encoded by the exons ATGTCTTATTTGGTCGAAATCATCCCTTGTAACTCTCTTGTCCTCAGTCAGAAGATAAATCTGGAGAAACCTATGCCGTCGACGTCGCTGGCCAACGGAAACGCAGGAGACAGACCACCGGATGTTGTGGCCGATGATAAGCCGGGAGTGTCGATGATGGAGCAGTTGGTTCCGGAGATTACAACCCACGCGCTCAGCTACTTGGATTATCCAAGTCTTTGCCGCTTGTCCATGACCAATTCCTTGATGAGGAAGGCTGCTAACGACGACAATGCTTGGAAGGCCCTCTATCACAAG GATTTTACTCTGGAACAAGATGGAATAACCCCGGTCAACGGGTGGAAAGCTTACTATGCAACAACTAGAGCAATCATTAGTGTGAATACTGGATTCTTCGACATCATCAGAGAGAGGTCTCTTCCAGAAATGGCTCAGTTGTGGCTCAACTCCGACTATGTCAAGTGCATCCATGCCTCTGGCGAACTTTTCTCTGG CTACAGTGAAGTGATGCAAAGCTGGCAACTTTGTTTCAACTGGGAACAAGGGTTTGACTTTCAGGTCCACAACGTTCGCACTCGGATCCTAACCGACATGGCTTGGGTCACTATGAAAGCATACCTGAACGTGGACGCTGGTCCGTTCCTCATCACCAACGTGTTTGAGCACCACAATGGGAGGTGGCACATGGTTCATCATCACAGCTCTGTGATGCTCATCGATGGCGTCAATCAACAGGTTGTTGTTCACTGA
- the LOC106439860 gene encoding F-box protein SKIP8 isoform X3, with amino-acid sequence MPSTSLANGNAGDRPPDVVADDKPGVSMMEQLVPEITTHALSYLDYPSLCRLSMTNSLMRKAANDDNAWKALYHKDFTLEQDGITPVNGWKAYYATTRAIISVNTGFFDIIRERSLPEMAQLWLNSDYVKCIHASGELFSGYSEVMQSWQLCFNWEQGFDFQVHNVRTRILTDMAWVTMKAYLNVDAGPFLITNVFEHHNGRWHMVHHHSSVMLIDGVNQQVVVH; translated from the exons ATGCCGTCGACGTCGCTGGCCAACGGAAACGCAGGAGACAGACCACCGGATGTTGTGGCCGATGATAAGCCGGGAGTGTCGATGATGGAGCAGTTGGTTCCGGAGATTACAACCCACGCGCTCAGCTACTTGGATTATCCAAGTCTTTGCCGCTTGTCCATGACCAATTCCTTGATGAGGAAGGCTGCTAACGACGACAATGCTTGGAAGGCCCTCTATCACAAG GATTTTACTCTGGAACAAGATGGAATAACCCCGGTCAACGGGTGGAAAGCTTACTATGCAACAACTAGAGCAATCATTAGTGTGAATACTGGATTCTTCGACATCATCAGAGAGAGGTCTCTTCCAGAAATGGCTCAGTTGTGGCTCAACTCCGACTATGTCAAGTGCATCCATGCCTCTGGCGAACTTTTCTCTGG CTACAGTGAAGTGATGCAAAGCTGGCAACTTTGTTTCAACTGGGAACAAGGGTTTGACTTTCAGGTCCACAACGTTCGCACTCGGATCCTAACCGACATGGCTTGGGTCACTATGAAAGCATACCTGAACGTGGACGCTGGTCCGTTCCTCATCACCAACGTGTTTGAGCACCACAATGGGAGGTGGCACATGGTTCATCATCACAGCTCTGTGATGCTCATCGATGGCGTCAATCAACAGGTTGTTGTTCACTGA
- the LOC106439852 gene encoding GDSL esterase/lipase At4g10955 → MICERDDFSLTGPLHLTSVDWANEHHRRSVAASLVQGIYVAERDRQLQREGPELALSPLWSEFFHFRLIRKLVDDADLSIFGGIYEYKPPQPSSGTVKSQELSPRFVIAFRGTVNKADSISRDIELDIHIIKNGLHTTTRFEIAMQAVRNMVASVGCSNVWLAGHSLGASMALLTGKTVARTGVLPECFAFNPPFLSPPIERIKDKRIKHGIRIAGSVITAGLALAKKATQQVSQNHRALPAPPDQFAALSDWFPRLYVNPGDHLCSEFIGYFEHRNKMEEIGAGFVERLATQHSLGGLVMDVVSGGKNTEAPVHLIPTAVLTVNMSSSRDFKEAHGIHQWWREDKIFDTKIYQYK, encoded by the exons ATGATTTGCGAGAGAGATGATTTCAGCCTCACTGGCCCATTACACTTAACATCTGTAGATTG GGCTAATGAACATCACAGGCGATCCGTAGCTGCCTCCTTGGTCCAAGGAATCTATGTAGCTGAGCGTGACCGTCAGCTACAAAGGGAAGGTCCCGAGCTAGCTCTATCTCCTCTATGGTCTGAGTTTTTCCATTTCCGCCTCATTCGCAAGCTTGTAGACGACGCTGACTTGTCCATATTCGGAGGAATCTACGAGTACAAACCGCCTCAACCGTCTTCTGGTACTGTCAAGTCCCAAGAACTGAGTCCGCGTTTCGTGATTGCCTTCAGAGGAACCGTTAACAAAGCGGATTCTATCTCCCGCGACATCGAGTTAGACATCCACATCATTAAAAACGGGCTGCACACTACGACACGGTTTGAGATAGCTATGCAAGCTGTGAGAAACATGGTGGCTTCGGTTGGTTGTTCGAATGTCTGGCTTGCTGGTCATTCTCTTGGTGCTTCCATGGCCTTGCTTACCGGGAAAACAGTCGCTAGAACTGGAGTTCTCCCCGAGTGTTTTGCCTTTAACCCCCCTTTCTTGTCTCCTCCAATCGAAAGAATCAAAGATAAGAGGATCAAACACGGGATACGTATCGCAG GCAGTGTGATCACAGCTGGACTTGCTCTAGCCAAAAAAGCCACCCAGCAAGTCAGCCAAAACCACCGTGCATTACCAGCACCACCCGACCAGTTTGCCGCCTTGTCCGACTGGTTTCCACGGCTTTACGTCAATCCCGGGGACCACTTGTGCTCGGAGTTTATCGGTTACTTCGAGCACCGAAACAAGATGGAGGAAATAGGAGCCGGTTTTGTAGAGAGGTTAGCAACGCAGCACTCGTTGGGCGGTTTGGTGATGGATGTCGTGAGCGGAGGAAAGAACACAGAAGCACCTGTTCATCTGATTCCGACTGCGGTTTTAACGGTTAACATGAGCTCGTCaagagattttaaagaagctCATGGGATTCACCAGTGGTGGAGGGAGGACAAGATATTCGACACCAAAATCTACCAGTACAAGTGA